The genomic region TCTGCAAGGTTGATAGAAGATTATAAACAATAACTGAGTGGCAATAGTTAGTGTTAACCTGTATTTTATCATGGCCATAATCCTCGTGATTACTCCAAGTGTATTCCAAGTATTTGCATCTGCTTTAGATTTATGACGTACTGAAGATCAGGGAATTGGGGAGGTGAAGGTACAGAAATTACATCATGCATTAATCATTTGTTGACAACGCTGACATGTGATTGTGTCAAGACGAGTGAGGTAGAGACAGCGCTTATAAACCACATGTGAGGGAAGGTAGACTCTGCAGACCAGCTCTGCTCACACAGAAACCAGCCGGGCCTCTACACTGCTAACAGTATGTGGATGAGTTGGGGTTTTGCATGTAAACTCAGGGGTGACAGCTGCTGAAAAGATAACATATCTGCACAGTTTTAGGAATACAAACTGAACAAGAGtctgtttaatttagttttccaGTTACATTAGGGGGTTaaacattttgtgtctcttcaaTGCTTCTCAAAGATGTCAAATGTAAATCTGTCTCAGACCAACATCACTGTCGGACAAGGGTTACTGGAACGAGCgttgttttgtacttttaccACCGTGCCgtgctgtgtgtttctcttcatTAACGGGACCATGTTGTTCACCTTGAGgagtaaaactgtgttttgtgaGACTTCCCGTTACATTCTGCTGTTTAACCTCCTTTTTGCAGACACTGTGCAGCTGGCACTGAGCCAGTTACTTTACATACTGGCTGCTGTCGGACTAAGGCTGACGTATCCTTCATGTGGAGTTCTCACCATGCTTTCTGATCTCACTAATGAGATCTCTCCTCTCACACTGGTGGTGATGTCTCTGGAGAGATACGTAGCTGTGTGCTACCCACTGAGGCACTCCACCCTCGTCACCATCAGAAACACAGAGGTGGCCATCGTTGGGGTTTGGGTCTTCAGTTCTCTAAATGTCCTCACTAaagtcattttactgttaatgTTTCCATTTGAAAACCTGGAGAGCCTGGAGATGAGAGACTTTTGTGCTAGAGAAAACATGCTACTTGACCGGATGTCTGACGATTACGACAAAGCATTCAcctattttctgtttgtgtcagCGGGGGTGGCGGTCACCTCCTCCTACATCGGTGTGATGATAGCAGCCAGGTCCGCCTCCACGGACAAAGCTTCAGCCAGAAAGGCTCGTAACACCGTGCTGCTGCACCTGGGCCAGCTGGGCCTCAGCCTCTCCTCCACCATACACACCCCATTGCTGATAGCTATGTCAAAGGTCCTGGACAGAACAAAACTAGTGCGTATCCAAATTTTCCTTTACGTGTGTATTATCATTTTCCCAAGATGCCTGAGTTCTCTTGTCTATGGAATCAGAGACCAGACCATCAGACCCATCCTTATGTACAATCTCTGCTGTCAGTGGAGACACTCGCTGTCCCTCTCCGTCAGTTCAACCAAGGCAAAAATCTGCATGCATACTTCATAGATGTTTTTAAGTAAATGTGTGAATTTaatccaaatttaaaatgtgaatgtgtagCGTAGGTGTaggctgttgtttgtttttacagaaaaacTACAGGCATAATTTTCATGAGACTTTTGGCATTTTTCCAGTAAGGGTACCTGCTCGACTTGGCTTGAACCCGTTAAATCTTATGAAATCTTAAATAAGAATCAATTGCCGGCTACGCATAGGGTTAAAGtgcaaatgtgtgcatgttacATATTTACAATAGTATACTCTGAATAATTACTGTTTGcaatgtctatataaaataaaaagttcatTGTTAAAGGACAAATCTGGATAATTAAGTATTATTTTAGTAACTTTTCTGacagttgtttttaacattgtattaAAGTATTTGCTGGGGTATGACAGTGCGTTGACATTGCCCCAATGTAGTGTAAAGGGGCAAGAAAAACCAGCAGTCAGACCACCAGACATGTTGTAAGGAAGCCAAGTTCCTCCAGATTATCTGAACCATTGATGGCGAATTTATTACAACCTTACACTAAATGACTTTAAGCGATTACACTGGCACAGACCAATTTCTAATAATGCAATGAAATCCTGAGTCTAGCTAGAGATGGGTCTCGCTCTCATAGTCTCTCTCGTTTGGTGTAAGTGGGTCATAAAACTCAGTCCATGCTGTCATAAGTCAGTCCTTTTCCCGACTAGATGTCCTGACAAAACCAAACGTGTTTGACATTATTCTAAATTTTATGTCTTGGAAGTAAAATATTCTAGTATATTCTAGTCTGTGACTAAAAACTCTGTTACATTATGCCAAATTATCTTCAGATGTGAGATGAAGCCAGACTCTAGTCTTCAAAGTGTTTAGAGTCTTCCAGTGTATGGTAGgcataaatgtacacacatacaaggaatttgactctggcatttttttaatttaaaggtcaAACTGAAAGTAAGTTCACCTAAAACGTTGATAATAATTGCATTAGAAGTCTGTGTACACCGAACTATAGGACGTACAGCAGGTACAAGTTAAATTAGTAAGTCAGTCTGTAAACTGAGATGGATACTAACAACAGTTAAAgctgtgtaaaaacaaataaaacgctaaagagagaaaggaaaaggagggaACGGCGTGCTGCTTATAGGGATGAAAAGTGATGATGAGACTGTGATGGGCAATGATTGATAATCCTAAATCCCCAAATTGATTTGGTTTTAACATCTAAGACTGTTTGTCAACCTAAATTAACTGAAACAAACGGGTTTAATGCGCGTGggacaataaaaataagaaactcTTCCTGGGCCCCAAACACATGGTGAGGGCCAACGGCACTGCAGAAGATTAGTGAAGCGACTACGGGAAACGAGTCCAGTATATAGGGGTTCAGGGAAAGGCTGTCTCCTTTCTTGTTGTtggtacagtgaggaaaataagtatttaacacgctgCTTTTTTGCAAGTTCTCTCACTTATAAaccatggagggtctgatgtcctcgtaggtgcatgtccactgtgagagacataatctaaaaaaacatccagaaatcacaatgtaggattttttaactatttatttgtttgatacagctgcaaataagtatttgaacacctgtctatcggctagaattctgaccctcaaagacctgttagtctgtcttcataatgtccctcaaagacctgttagtctgtcttcataATGTCCcccctccactccatttattatcctaaattagatgcacctgttttaggtcgttagctgcataaacacacctgtcccccccatacaatcagtaagaatccaactactgacatggccaagaccaaagagctgtccaaagacactagagacctccacaaggctggacaggactacggggacatggccaagaccaaagagctgtccaaagacactagagacctccacaaggctggacaggactacggggacatgtccaagcagcttggtgaagaaaggtccactgttggagcaatcattagaaaatggaagaagctaaacctgactgtcagtctccctcggactggggctccatgcaggatctcacctcgtggggtctcagtgatcctaagaaaggtgagaaaccagcCCATAACTACACGGTaggagctggtccaggacctggaaagagctgggaccaccatttccaaggttactgctggtaatacactaagacgtcatggtttgaaatcctgcatggcccggaaggttcccctgcttaaaccagaccagGTCCAGGCCCAtcttaagtctgccaacgaccatttggaggatccagaggagtcatgggaggaagtcaagtggtcagatgagaccagaatataactttttggtcctaattccactaaccgtgtttggaggaagaagaatgatgaggaccatcccaagaccaccatccctactgttaagcatgggggggtagcatcatgctttgggggggttttctgcacatgggacaggagggctgcactgtattaaggagaggaggaccgggccatgtattgggagattttggggaacaacctccttccctcagttagagcattgaagatgggtcgaggccgggtcttccaacatgacaatgacacgaagaccacagccaggagaaccaaggaggggctctggaagaaccagatcaaggttctgggggggcctagccagtctccagacctaaacccaatagaggatctttggagggagctcaaactccagcccagaaacctgactggtctagagaagatctgtgtggagggggggccaaaatcccttctgcagggtgtcagacctggtgcaggactacaggaaacgttggaaacaaaggctgctggaccagatattaacatggatgttctcaggtgttcaaatacttatttgcagctgtatcaaacaaataaatagtttaagaatcatacattgtgatttctggatgtttttttatattatgtctctcacagtggacatgcacctacgaggacatcagaccctccatgatttatAAGTGGAGGACTTGCAAAAGCAGGGTGTTCAAGTACTTATTATACTCACTGTAGATAGTATAGCTTAGTGGAAATTTAGTGGAAATTTAATCCCAAAGAAGTAACTTTTCACTAGTACTACCTGTGACATGACAGTGGGAATGAAGGCCAAAACTACAACTACATAAACCTCCTCTCCTTGGGCTCCTCCTAGGGcatttcacacctgtagtttggTTGCTCTAGTCTAAATCAATTGACGAGTTTGTAAGCTTGAAGCAGTTTTCCTGTGGTTTTGTTCTACACATAGAAAAGTCCAAGGGAACCAAAAATGCATCATTACAAAGCTAGATGTTCACTTGGCGTTTTGGTCAGACCTGTCTGGGGCGGAAGCAAGAAGCTTGATAAAGCAAGATGGTCCTATGTTCTGGACCGGTGCATATTTCTTACATCTCCACGTTCAAACCATctaatttaaatcatttttaatacattgttttgtgAGCATTGTTCCCATGCCTGCTGTGTTCACCGAGACTTCGCTCCTCTCTGCTAGTTTCTGTCTAACTTTACAACGACTGGTTTGGCCTCAGAAACGCAACGACAGCGAGCTGGACCACAGTCTGTTTCTGGGAGGGAAACATTGCAAGCTGAGCCAGTTTGCATGCTCTTACGCATCGCAGATAGCAAAGCACACATGCCTACAGGAGCCATTTAGCTCAGACTTGCAGGGTACACATAGCTGATGCAGTTCAAGGTCCGATCCTTTCTCACTACAAACCAACCACTTCCGAGttggtttgtatttgtttggtcTGTGTTCGGTGCACATCCAACTGCGCCAGCAGACCCAAACGAACCGCACCGAGGAGGAAAACAAACTCTATTGTGAATCATCCAAACTAAAATGGCCAGGTGTGATAGCTAGACTCGCAACCTGGACACATCCTTGTTCTCTTGTGCAACGCAAACTGACACTCTTAGAAATCTTCTGAGTCTTTTTAAGAGTAAAACATATATGTTAATTATGACGATGGTTAGTGATTTCCGATAATATTTTCATGGCCAAGTTCCTCATAACTTTTTCAAGTTGGGTGTTTGCCTTTGCTTAATGGATGTGATGAAGTAGATCAGGGAATTGAGATGTGGTACAGGAATTACATCNNNNNNNNNNNNNNNNNNNNNNNNNNNNNNNNNNNNNNNNNNNNNNNNNNNNNNNNNNNNNNNNNNNNNNNNNNNNNNNNNNNNNNNNNNNNNNNNNNNNAAGTTGGGTGTTTGCCTTTGCTTAATGGATGTGATGAAGTAGATCAGGGAATTGAGATGTGGTACAGGAATTACATCACCGTTTTATAATTTGTTAAAAGTGTTGACGTGATCTTTTCAACAAGAGTGAGGGAAGGAGAGAGCTTATAAACAACATGTGAGGGAAGGTAGACTCTGCAGACCAGCTCTGCTCACCAAACAAGCCGGGCCTCTACACTGCTAAAAGTATGTGGATGATTTGGGGTTGTGCATGTAAACTCATTCTCTGCTGCAAAGATAACATGTCTGCACTGTTGTC from Etheostoma cragini isolate CJK2018 chromosome 13, CSU_Ecrag_1.0, whole genome shotgun sequence harbors:
- the LOC117956037 gene encoding odorant receptor 131-2-like is translated as MSNVNLSQTNITVGQGLLERALFCTFTTVPCCVFLFINGTMLFTLRSKTVFCETSRYILLFNLLFADTVQLALSQLLYILAAVGLRLTYPSCGVLTMLSDLTNEISPLTLVVMSLERYVAVCYPLRHSTLVTIRNTEVAIVGVWVFSSLNVLTKVILLLMFPFENLESLEMRDFCARENMLLDRMSDDYDKAFTYFLFVSAGVAVTSSYIGVMIAARSASTDKASARKARNTVLLHLGQLGLSLSSTIHTPLLIAMSKVLDRTKLVRIQIFLYVCIIIFPRCLSSLVYGIRDQTIRPILMYNLCCQWRHSLSLSVSSTKAKICMHTS